In a single window of the Silurus meridionalis isolate SWU-2019-XX chromosome 8, ASM1480568v1, whole genome shotgun sequence genome:
- the LOC124389739 gene encoding protein app1-like translates to MTPFTPIQKVVPNKENAPAVNTVPAVEELTTVDEKPALPQVPAEEQSPAPPHVPAVEQSPALPQVPAVEQSPAPPHVPAVEQSSAPPHVPAVEQSPAPPHVPAVERSSAPPHVPALEQSPAPPHVPAVEQSPAPPHVSAVEQSSASSHVPDVQDVSMAAAPQKRLTIYMLESADFEMQIQMAHDHLLPLVEKIHPAEANKISWMLIGSENNFEIMNMISDPDLLQAKVDEMNMILKTGEAGVKSETKVLFGTKKKRKNKKKKIYL, encoded by the exons ATGACTCCCTTCACACCAATCCAGAAGGTAGtgccaaataaagaaaatgcccCAGCAGTAAACACAGTTCCTGCTGTCGAAGAGCTTACAACTGTGGATGAGAAACCAGCTCtacctcaagttccagctgaggaacagagtccagctccacctcatgttccagctgtagaacagagtccagctctacctcaagttccagctgtagaacagagtccagctccacctcatgttccagctgtagaacagagttcagctccacctcatgttccagctgtagaacagagtccagctccacctcatgttccagctgtagaacGGAGTTCAGCTCCACCTCATGTTCCAGCTTtagaacagagtccagctccacctcatgttccagctgtagaacagagtccagctccacctcatgtttcagctgtagaacagagttCAGCTTCATCTCATGTTCCAGATGTGCAGGATGTATCCATGGCTGCAGCACCTCAGAAGCGCTTAACCATATACATGTTGGAGTCTGCAGATTTTGAAATGCAGATCCAGATGGCAC atgATCACCTGTTGCCTCTGGTAGAGAAAATCCACCCGGCTGAAGCGAATAAAATTTCATGGATGCTGATTGGGAGTGAAAACAATTTTGAAATCATGAACATGATTTCTGATCCTGATCTTCTGCAAGCAAAa gtggATGAAATGAACATGATCCTAAAAACAGGAGAAGCAGGAGTCAAGTCG GAAACAAAGGTGCTCTTTGgcacaaagaaaaagaggaagaacaagaagaaaaaaatatatttataa